A part of Larkinella insperata genomic DNA contains:
- a CDS encoding ABC transporter ATP-binding protein, translating to MDTETKSGQIFDWITLRRLFAFVKPYQLQFYGLILIIVVSAILAPIGPLLIRYTIDSKIASGDYAGLTNMLILMIAVLVLQGIIQFFNTYLSGWLGQNVIRDIRVQLYEKVLHLRLKFFDNTPIGRLVTRTISDVETLADVFSEGMAAIVGDILQLVLIIAVMFYTDWRLSAISLSMIPLMLLSTYIFKEKIKVSFNEVRTAVANLNSFVQEHITGMNIVQIFGSEKIEGEKFRQINNEHRKANIRSIWYYSVYYPVADILAAAATGLVVWYGAKEILNQEITYGTVTAFIMFINLFFRPIRMLADRFNTLQMGIVSTDRILKLLDSDDYTPNTGTYEPATLRGNVEFKNVWFAYNDDNYVLKDINFSVKEGETVAFVGATGAGKSSIINLLSRFYDINQGEIRIDGVEVHDYKLEALRRSIGVVLQDVFLFSDTIENNITLGNKAIRREQIVEAAKLVGVHDFIERLPGGYEYNVMERGSTLSVGQRQLISFVRAMVHNPRIMVLDEATSSVDTETEGLIQNAIGKLMKGRTAVVIAHRLSTIREAHKIIVVDKGRIVEQGTHEELIQKEGTYANLYRMQYKEMV from the coding sequence GTGGATACTGAAACGAAAAGTGGTCAGATCTTTGACTGGATTACCCTCCGACGGTTGTTTGCCTTCGTAAAGCCGTATCAACTACAATTTTACGGTTTGATCCTGATCATTGTGGTTAGCGCCATTCTGGCCCCCATTGGCCCGCTGCTGATTCGCTATACGATTGACTCCAAGATTGCCTCCGGTGATTATGCGGGTTTGACCAACATGCTCATTCTGATGATTGCCGTGCTGGTTCTGCAGGGGATCATTCAATTTTTCAATACGTATCTTTCCGGGTGGCTGGGCCAGAATGTCATCCGCGATATTCGGGTGCAGCTTTACGAAAAAGTACTGCATCTGCGGCTGAAGTTTTTTGACAACACGCCCATCGGCCGGCTGGTGACCCGGACTATTTCGGACGTGGAAACGCTGGCTGACGTATTCAGCGAAGGGATGGCGGCTATTGTGGGCGACATTCTGCAACTGGTGCTGATCATCGCCGTGATGTTCTATACCGACTGGCGTCTTTCGGCCATCAGCCTGTCGATGATTCCGCTCATGCTGCTGAGTACCTACATCTTTAAGGAAAAAATCAAAGTTTCGTTCAATGAGGTCCGGACCGCCGTTGCCAACCTCAACTCGTTTGTGCAGGAACACATCACCGGCATGAACATCGTGCAGATTTTTGGCAGCGAAAAGATTGAGGGAGAAAAGTTCAGGCAGATCAATAACGAACACCGTAAAGCCAACATCCGGTCAATCTGGTATTATTCAGTTTATTACCCGGTAGCGGATATTCTGGCGGCCGCGGCCACGGGGCTGGTGGTCTGGTACGGTGCCAAGGAAATTTTAAATCAGGAGATTACCTACGGGACGGTGACGGCTTTCATCATGTTCATCAACCTGTTTTTCCGCCCCATCCGGATGCTGGCCGACCGGTTCAATACGTTGCAGATGGGAATTGTCAGCACCGACCGAATCCTGAAACTGCTCGACAGTGACGATTATACACCCAATACCGGTACCTACGAACCGGCCACGTTGCGCGGTAATGTGGAATTCAAAAATGTGTGGTTTGCCTACAACGATGATAACTACGTTCTGAAAGACATTAATTTCTCGGTCAAGGAAGGGGAGACCGTTGCGTTCGTAGGAGCCACCGGGGCCGGTAAATCTTCCATTATCAATCTGCTGAGCCGGTTTTACGACATTAACCAGGGCGAAATTCGCATCGATGGGGTGGAGGTGCACGATTACAAACTGGAAGCACTGCGCCGAAGCATCGGCGTTGTGTTGCAGGATGTCTTTTTGTTCTCGGACACGATTGAAAACAACATTACGCTGGGCAACAAGGCCATTCGCCGGGAGCAGATTGTCGAAGCCGCGAAGCTGGTTGGTGTTCACGATTTCATCGAGCGGTTGCCGGGTGGCTACGAGTACAACGTCATGGAACGCGGTTCAACGCTGTCGGTCGGGCAGCGTCAGTTGATCTCTTTTGTCCGGGCGATGGTGCACAACCCGCGCATCATGGTGCTCGACGAGGCCACTTCGTCCGTCGATACCGAAACCGAGGGGCTGATTCAGAACGCAATTGGGAAGCTCATGAAAGGCCGCACGGCCGTGGTGATTGCCCACCGCCTTTCAACCATCCGGGAAGCGCACAAAATCATTGTGGTCGACAAAGGCCGGATCGTTGAGCAGGGAACGCACGAAGAACTGATTCAGAAGGAAGGTACCTACGCCAACCTCTACCGGATGCAGTACAAAGAAATGGTTTAG
- a CDS encoding penicillin-binding protein 1A yields the protein MSKFWGLLRTLWQGITGFFGQLRSGIKRLIRRMLSGIFGAERVSSAGNRYREVRQRYRDWLHARFDTRSLPFKIFYHTTKTLIIGFVLALLYILTIETNFLYLTGEMPSVEELKNPKVSQSSEIYSYDKVLLGRFFTENRTPIKYEDLPKPLIDALLATEDIRFYEHSGIDTRSLGRAAYGVLTGNSAGGGSTITQQLAKNLFKTRRRQSRGVLYNVPLLRTFILKTKEWVMAVKLERNFSKDQILTMYFNTVDFGSNAYGIKTAARTYFSKSPEDLNVQEAAVLVGLQKATTTYNPLIKRNFEKSLNRRNVVISQMEKYGYLTKSQSDSIKKLPLKTRYSPDNPFAGPANYFKNAVVEVVKKWGEENGYDLYTDGLKIYTTVDSRMQALAEQAVAEKMKQLQRIFDTHWTGRNPWTDETGKEIPDFLDKVAQRTERYKALQLKYPNQPDSVSYYMKVKKDSMTIFSWNGPQKVYMTPMDSIAYYKRFLQAGLVAMDPHTGFIRTWVGGLNYDFFKYDHVKQGKRQPGSTFKPFVYATVIDDSTINLSPCDRRRDEPFRKEYINEKGEPDFWAPKNSAGSFSYSNMTLRRAMARSINSVTAQLTNDVATPERVVDYAHRIGIQSPLAAVPSIGLGSSDVSLYEMVAAYCTFANKGVYTEPLIVTRIEDRDGKLIEEFEPQKKQAIREESAFLMIHMLKGGLEEPGGTSQNLWSFDLFKNRNQVGGKTGTTSNNSDGWFMGVTRDLVVGAWVGGDDRSIHFRTTDMGEGAKTALPLVGRFLEKVYQDKSLKLYQGPFDKPTVKITKDYLNCPGGYDESEEESDSTDIGIPEDSLFIAPTPPQPIEQDDSTQRSQQF from the coding sequence ATGAGTAAATTCTGGGGGCTGCTTCGTACCCTTTGGCAAGGCATCACCGGCTTTTTCGGTCAACTGCGCAGTGGAATTAAGCGACTGATTCGCCGAATGTTGTCGGGCATCTTTGGAGCAGAACGAGTCAGTTCGGCAGGCAATCGATACCGTGAAGTTCGGCAGCGTTACCGTGATTGGCTGCACGCCCGCTTCGATACCCGCTCACTACCCTTTAAAATCTTTTACCATACTACCAAAACGCTGATTATTGGTTTCGTCCTGGCTCTGCTGTATATATTAACCATAGAAACCAATTTCCTGTACCTCACCGGCGAAATGCCCAGCGTCGAGGAGCTAAAAAATCCCAAGGTTTCCCAATCATCTGAAATCTATTCGTACGACAAGGTGCTGCTCGGGCGGTTTTTTACCGAGAACCGCACACCAATCAAGTACGAAGATTTGCCCAAGCCGTTGATTGACGCCCTGCTGGCAACCGAAGACATCCGGTTTTACGAACACTCGGGGATCGATACGCGCAGCCTGGGTCGGGCGGCCTACGGTGTGCTGACGGGCAACAGCGCCGGTGGAGGAAGTACCATTACGCAGCAGTTGGCCAAAAACCTTTTCAAAACCCGCCGTCGGCAGTCGCGCGGGGTGCTTTACAACGTTCCGCTGCTGCGAACCTTCATTCTGAAAACCAAGGAATGGGTGATGGCCGTCAAACTGGAACGCAACTTTTCGAAGGACCAGATCCTGACCATGTACTTCAATACCGTCGATTTTGGCAGCAACGCCTACGGTATTAAAACCGCGGCCCGCACCTACTTCAGCAAATCGCCGGAAGACCTGAATGTTCAGGAGGCTGCCGTTCTGGTGGGTTTGCAAAAGGCCACCACGACCTACAATCCGTTGATCAAGCGGAATTTCGAGAAGTCACTGAACCGCCGGAACGTGGTGATCTCGCAAATGGAGAAATACGGTTATCTGACCAAATCCCAATCCGACTCGATCAAAAAACTACCGTTGAAAACCCGGTACAGTCCCGACAACCCGTTTGCGGGTCCGGCCAACTATTTTAAAAACGCAGTGGTGGAGGTGGTCAAAAAATGGGGCGAGGAAAACGGGTATGACCTGTATACGGACGGTCTGAAAATTTATACAACCGTTGATTCGCGCATGCAGGCCCTGGCCGAACAGGCCGTTGCCGAAAAGATGAAGCAATTGCAGCGCATTTTCGACACGCACTGGACCGGCCGCAACCCCTGGACGGACGAAACCGGCAAAGAGATCCCTGATTTTCTGGATAAAGTAGCCCAGCGTACGGAGCGGTACAAGGCATTGCAGCTAAAGTACCCGAACCAGCCCGACTCGGTCAGTTATTACATGAAGGTCAAAAAAGACAGCATGACGATTTTCTCCTGGAACGGACCGCAGAAAGTCTACATGACACCGATGGATTCCATTGCTTACTACAAACGCTTTTTGCAGGCCGGTTTGGTGGCGATGGACCCGCATACGGGCTTCATCCGGACCTGGGTGGGCGGTCTGAACTACGATTTTTTCAAGTACGATCACGTCAAGCAGGGCAAACGGCAGCCGGGTTCGACCTTCAAACCGTTTGTGTACGCGACGGTTATCGACGACTCGACCATCAACCTGAGCCCCTGCGACCGTCGGCGCGACGAACCGTTCCGGAAAGAGTATATCAACGAGAAAGGTGAACCGGATTTCTGGGCTCCTAAAAACTCCGCTGGCTCGTTTTCGTATTCCAACATGACCCTTCGCCGGGCTATGGCGCGGTCCATCAACTCAGTGACAGCCCAGCTCACCAACGACGTGGCAACACCCGAGCGCGTGGTGGACTATGCCCACCGCATCGGCATCCAGAGCCCGCTGGCGGCTGTTCCGTCCATCGGGCTGGGGTCGTCGGATGTTTCGCTCTACGAAATGGTTGCGGCCTACTGTACCTTCGCCAACAAGGGTGTGTACACAGAACCGCTGATTGTGACACGAATTGAAGACCGCGATGGAAAGCTGATTGAAGAGTTTGAGCCGCAGAAAAAACAGGCGATACGCGAAGAATCCGCCTTTTTGATGATCCACATGCTGAAAGGCGGTCTGGAAGAACCCGGCGGCACGTCGCAGAATCTGTGGTCGTTTGATTTGTTTAAAAACCGCAATCAGGTAGGCGGTAAGACCGGTACGACCTCCAACAACTCCGACGGCTGGTTCATGGGTGTCACCCGCGACCTGGTAGTCGGTGCCTGGGTGGGGGGCGATGACCGCAGCATTCACTTCCGGACAACCGACATGGGCGAAGGGGCCAAAACGGCCCTTCCGCTGGTCGGCCGGTTTTTGGAGAAAGTGTACCAAGACAAGTCGCTGAAACTCTACCAGGGGCCGTTTGACAAACCGACGGTCAAGATAACAAAAGACTACCTGAACTGCCCCGGTGGCTACGACGAGAGTGAAGAAGAATCCGATTCGACGGATATCGGTATTCCGGAAGACTCCCTGTTCATTGCCCCTACTCCTCCGCAGCCCATCGAGCAGGACGATTCGACCCAGCGTTCTCAACAGTTCTAA
- the msrB gene encoding peptide-methionine (R)-S-oxide reductase MsrB, translating to MIHRLFLGALGGLLLIGSVASVSPVNLNDDTPPRKLVRTEAEWKKILTPQQFYVLRQQGTERPFTSPLVENHQKGIFKCAGCKNPLFSSDTKFESGTGWPSFYKPLSKTSVVEKTDRSHLMIRTEVECAVCGGHLGHVFDDGPKPTGLRYCMNGVAMEFEKK from the coding sequence ATGATACACAGACTTTTTCTTGGGGCTTTAGGTGGGCTGTTGCTCATCGGCTCGGTCGCTTCTGTTTCGCCGGTCAACCTGAACGACGATACCCCACCCCGCAAACTGGTCAGGACCGAAGCGGAGTGGAAAAAGATACTGACTCCCCAGCAATTCTACGTACTTCGCCAGCAGGGTACCGAGCGGCCGTTTACCAGTCCACTGGTTGAAAATCATCAAAAGGGAATTTTCAAGTGCGCCGGTTGTAAAAATCCGCTGTTCAGTTCCGATACCAAGTTTGAGTCGGGAACGGGCTGGCCGAGTTTTTACAAACCGCTGTCGAAAACCAGCGTCGTGGAGAAAACCGACCGCAGCCACCTGATGATTCGCACCGAGGTGGAATGTGCGGTGTGCGGTGGGCACCTGGGACACGTTTTCGACGACGGCCCCAAGCCAACCGGCTTACGGTATTGCATGAATGGCGTAGCTATGGAATTTGAAAAGAAATAA
- a CDS encoding anti-sigma factor, with the protein MNTKEYIESGILEEYVLGTVNPQEKREVECLSSIYPEIRQELDNLSAALEQYALSLRHEPPADIKAKLLSELEFGQPQTESPEAPAQPILTETPAETVVRPLYPDEDVNSRPTYRITWMVAASIGLLVLVFTYYLYSQLQTSQQSLSALRATNETLSEELRTTQARQIQSEQTLAVLKEPGTRIIRLNPTDSTTANLATVYWNTHTGQVNLDIDSLVRPPETQQYQLWAIVDGKPVDAGVFDIGEGASILQQTKRFLKADAFAITLERRGGSPTPTLSAMVVVGNVSS; encoded by the coding sequence ATGAACACGAAGGAATACATCGAATCCGGTATACTGGAGGAGTACGTGCTTGGCACCGTCAACCCGCAGGAAAAGCGGGAAGTCGAGTGTCTTTCGAGCATTTACCCCGAAATCCGGCAGGAGTTAGACAATTTGTCGGCTGCCCTGGAACAGTACGCCCTTAGCCTGCGTCATGAACCACCCGCCGATATCAAAGCTAAACTCCTGAGCGAACTGGAGTTTGGTCAACCGCAAACCGAGTCGCCCGAAGCCCCAGCGCAACCCATATTGACCGAAACACCCGCTGAAACCGTCGTTCGTCCGTTGTATCCGGACGAGGATGTCAATTCAAGGCCCACCTACCGCATTACCTGGATGGTGGCTGCGTCGATTGGCTTGCTCGTTCTGGTCTTTACGTATTACCTGTATTCCCAGCTACAAACCAGTCAACAGTCGCTCAGCGCGTTACGGGCGACGAACGAAACGCTTTCGGAAGAATTACGGACCACGCAGGCGCGTCAGATTCAGTCCGAACAAACGCTGGCGGTGCTAAAAGAACCCGGTACGCGGATTATTCGTTTAAACCCAACCGACAGCACCACCGCGAACCTGGCAACGGTCTATTGGAACACACACACCGGTCAGGTCAACCTGGATATTGACTCACTGGTACGGCCGCCCGAGACCCAGCAATACCAGCTTTGGGCCATTGTCGACGGTAAACCGGTCGATGCCGGTGTTTTCGACATCGGTGAAGGAGCCTCAATCTTGCAGCAGACCAAACGGTTTCTGAAAGCCGACGCCTTTGCCATCACGCTCGAACGGCGGGGCGGCAGCCCTACCCCTACCTTGTCCGCCATGGTCGTGGTCGGAAACGTCAGTTCATAA
- a CDS encoding RNA polymerase sigma factor, which produces MKRSNLPFTEDVLVKKLQEREQQAFHLLYDQYSPALYGVILKVVRDEETARDVLQDSFVKIWRNIPSYDSQKGRLFTWLLNIARNTAIDALRTRHSGQSIQSDIDIVDIVDQHQQTYQPSVETLDLPDKVNQLNPDRRQVIDLVYFSGYTHEEVAEKLNLPLGTVKTRVRSALQELKKLFGT; this is translated from the coding sequence TTGAAGCGTTCAAACCTCCCATTTACGGAAGATGTACTGGTCAAAAAGCTCCAGGAGCGAGAGCAACAGGCGTTTCACCTGTTGTACGACCAGTATTCACCGGCGTTATATGGCGTAATTCTGAAAGTAGTTCGTGACGAAGAAACCGCCCGCGACGTTTTACAGGACTCTTTTGTTAAAATCTGGCGCAATATTCCCTCCTACGATTCACAAAAGGGACGTTTGTTTACCTGGCTGCTCAACATTGCTCGTAACACAGCCATTGACGCCCTTCGGACCCGGCACTCAGGTCAATCAATCCAAAGTGACATCGATATCGTAGATATTGTAGATCAGCATCAACAGACCTATCAGCCCTCTGTAGAAACGCTCGATTTACCCGATAAAGTAAATCAGTTGAACCCCGATCGTCGGCAGGTAATTGATTTGGTCTACTTCTCTGGTTACACCCACGAAGAAGTAGCCGAGAAACTCAATTTGCCTCTCGGAACGGTCAAAACACGAGTCAGGTCTGCTTTACAGGAATTGAAGAAGTTATTCGGTACATGA
- the lysA gene encoding diaminopimelate decarboxylase, with translation MQLYQNRYQIQGVDVLEMAEEFGLPLYVYDADKIIEKIATLQSAFSGVQLKIKYAAKALTNVSILKLMRSRGIDVEVVSINEIRLALLAGFDPDQIMYTPSGVAFAEIEEALALGVRLNVDSLPLLEWIGQHYGNRKPVGIRINPHIAEGGNIKIQTGHVDSKFGISIEQRNQIRAIVEQYSIPVIGLHIHTGSDFKNADAFLKGAEVLFELASDYPDLQFLDFGSGFKVAYREGDHSTDIVDLGKKVTTAFQKFCQHYGRELELWFEPGKFLVSESGVLLVNVNVVKENPTRTFVGVDSGLNHLIRPMMYDAYHEIINVSNPAGEKQTYSIVGYICETDTLGWDRPLNQVRVGDVLALKNAGAYGFSMSSNYNSRFRPAEVLVYEGKPYLIRRRETFEDLMRNQVEIDFEEEITVKNN, from the coding sequence ATGCAGCTTTATCAAAACCGTTATCAAATTCAGGGCGTTGATGTTCTGGAAATGGCCGAAGAATTTGGCCTGCCACTGTACGTTTACGACGCCGACAAAATAATTGAAAAAATAGCCACCCTGCAATCAGCTTTCAGCGGGGTTCAGCTCAAGATAAAATATGCTGCCAAGGCCCTGACGAACGTGTCAATTTTGAAATTGATGCGCAGCCGGGGAATCGATGTGGAGGTGGTTTCGATCAACGAAATCCGGCTGGCTCTGCTGGCGGGCTTTGATCCCGACCAGATTATGTATACGCCCAGCGGGGTGGCGTTTGCCGAAATCGAAGAGGCTCTGGCGCTCGGAGTCCGGCTGAACGTCGACAGTCTGCCGTTGCTGGAATGGATCGGTCAACACTACGGAAACCGCAAGCCGGTCGGCATTCGCATCAACCCGCACATTGCCGAAGGGGGTAACATCAAGATCCAGACCGGCCACGTTGATTCCAAGTTCGGCATTTCGATTGAGCAGCGGAACCAGATCCGGGCGATTGTGGAGCAGTATTCAATTCCCGTAATCGGGCTGCATATTCACACCGGTTCGGATTTTAAAAACGCCGATGCCTTCCTGAAGGGCGCCGAAGTACTTTTCGAACTCGCCAGTGATTATCCGGATCTGCAATTCCTGGATTTTGGCAGCGGGTTTAAAGTGGCGTACCGCGAAGGCGACCACAGCACGGATATTGTGGATCTGGGTAAAAAAGTGACCACGGCTTTTCAGAAATTCTGCCAGCACTACGGACGGGAACTGGAGTTATGGTTTGAACCCGGTAAGTTTCTGGTCAGCGAAAGCGGAGTGCTACTCGTCAACGTCAATGTGGTGAAAGAAAACCCCACGCGGACGTTTGTGGGGGTCGATTCGGGGCTCAACCACCTGATCAGGCCGATGATGTACGACGCCTACCACGAAATCATCAACGTTTCGAATCCGGCCGGTGAGAAACAAACGTACAGCATCGTTGGGTACATTTGCGAAACCGATACGCTCGGCTGGGATCGTCCGCTGAATCAGGTGCGCGTGGGTGATGTCCTGGCGCTGAAAAATGCCGGTGCCTACGGGTTTAGCATGAGTTCAAACTACAATTCGCGGTTCCGGCCCGCCGAAGTGCTGGTTTACGAAGGGAAACCGTATTTGATCCGTCGGCGCGAAACGTTTGAAGACCTGATGCGCAATCAGGTAGAAATTGATTTTGAAGAAGAAATAACCGTTAAAAATAATTAA
- a CDS encoding YebC/PmpR family DNA-binding transcriptional regulator, with the protein MGRAFEYRKARKFKRWGMMAKTFTKIGKDIALAVKSGGSDPHTNGRLRAIIQNARAANMPKENVERAIKRATSKEQEDFKEITYEGYGPHGIAIVVETATDNINRTVANLRSYFTKCGGALGTSGMLDFMFDRKSVFRIAAGEIDLDEFELEMIDYGADEISLDEEVEQIVIYGEFTAFGAIQKHLEEKGFEIKQAEFERIPNDTKELSEEEMADVDKLLERIEEDEDVLNVFHNMR; encoded by the coding sequence ATGGGACGCGCATTCGAGTACCGGAAAGCTAGAAAATTCAAGCGGTGGGGGATGATGGCCAAAACCTTCACCAAGATTGGAAAAGACATTGCTCTGGCCGTTAAAAGCGGAGGCTCGGACCCCCACACCAACGGGCGGCTGCGGGCGATAATTCAGAACGCCCGCGCGGCTAACATGCCGAAAGAAAACGTGGAGCGGGCCATCAAACGGGCCACCTCCAAAGAGCAGGAAGATTTCAAAGAGATCACCTACGAAGGATACGGCCCGCACGGTATCGCCATTGTGGTGGAAACCGCAACGGACAACATCAACCGGACCGTTGCCAACCTGCGGAGCTATTTCACCAAATGCGGTGGTGCGCTGGGTACGTCCGGAATGCTCGACTTTATGTTCGACCGCAAGTCGGTTTTCCGGATTGCGGCCGGCGAGATTGATCTGGATGAGTTTGAACTGGAAATGATCGACTACGGCGCCGACGAAATCTCGCTCGATGAAGAAGTTGAACAAATCGTAATTTACGGTGAGTTTACGGCGTTTGGGGCCATTCAGAAACACCTCGAAGAAAAAGGCTTCGAAATCAAACAGGCCGAATTCGAACGCATTCCGAACGATACAAAGGAACTGAGCGAAGAAGAAATGGCCGACGTAGACAAGCTTCTGGAACGCATCGAAGAAGACGAAGACGTTCTGAACGTATTTCATAACATGCGGTAG